A section of the Elusimicrobiota bacterium genome encodes:
- the map gene encoding type I methionyl aminopeptidase: MFSTKTIELKSAAEIACLRRGAEILSQALAAVMAAAQPGTSTLELDRIAAAEFSRRKAKPAFLGYHGFPASLCVSLNDEIIHGIPSADRRIRTGDLVSLDLGCLYDGFYTDVAVTVGAGKLSPDAQRILDVTRQSLSAGIDAMRPDGRLGDISHAVQSYVEAAGFSVVREFVGHGIGRALHEDPPVPNFGKAGTGPRLTPGLVLAIEPMVNAGGWEARTLEDGWTCVTKDGSLSAHFEHTVAMTAQGPEVLTWHGRK; the protein is encoded by the coding sequence GAGATCCTCTCCCAGGCCCTGGCGGCCGTCATGGCCGCGGCGCAGCCCGGGACCTCCACTTTGGAGCTCGACCGTATCGCGGCCGCGGAGTTCTCCCGGCGCAAGGCCAAGCCGGCCTTCCTGGGCTATCACGGCTTCCCCGCTTCTCTCTGCGTGTCCCTCAACGACGAGATCATCCACGGCATCCCGTCGGCGGACCGCCGCATCCGGACGGGCGACCTGGTCAGCCTGGACCTGGGCTGTCTCTACGACGGGTTCTATACCGACGTGGCCGTGACCGTGGGCGCCGGGAAGCTGAGCCCCGACGCGCAGCGGATCCTGGATGTGACCCGGCAGTCCCTGTCCGCCGGGATCGACGCCATGCGGCCCGACGGCCGCTTAGGCGACATCTCCCACGCCGTGCAGAGCTACGTGGAGGCAGCCGGGTTCTCCGTGGTGCGCGAGTTCGTGGGCCACGGCATCGGCCGGGCCCTGCACGAGGACCCGCCGGTCCCCAATTTCGGGAAGGCCGGGACGGGGCCGCGGCTGACGCCCGGCTTGGTCCTGGCCATCGAGCCGATGGTCAACGCCGGCGGCTGGGAGGCTCGGACCTTGGAGGACGGCTGGACCTGCGTGACCAAGGACGGCAGCCTGTCGGCCCATTTCGAGCATACCGTGGCCATGACCGCCCAAGGTCCTGAAGTCCTGACGTGGCACGGGCGGAAGTAA
- the infA gene encoding translation initiation factor IF-1: protein MVKEDKIEVEGSILEALPNAMFRVEIAPGKVVLAHISGKMRMHYIKILPGDRVRVELSPYDLSRGRIVYREQ from the coding sequence ATGGTGAAAGAAGACAAGATCGAGGTGGAGGGAAGCATTCTGGAGGCCCTCCCCAATGCGATGTTCCGCGTCGAGATCGCGCCGGGGAAGGTCGTGCTGGCGCATATCTCGGGAAAGATGCGCATGCACTACATCAAGATCCTGCCCGGGGACAGGGTTCGCGTCGAACTGTCTCCCTATGACCTCAGCCGCGGCAGGATCGTCTACCGGGAGCAATAA
- the rpsM gene encoding 30S ribosomal protein S13: MARVAGVDLPKNKRIDVALCYVYGIGRTTAKEIIGRLAGQVDGKTRVKDLTEQQASLINNLIVKEFKVEGELRREVAGHLQRLQEVGSYRGFRYRRNLPVRGQRTRTNARTRRGRRKTVGVGKSVEKPAAPKA; encoded by the coding sequence ATGGCACGCGTAGCCGGAGTGGATTTGCCGAAGAACAAGAGGATCGACGTCGCTTTATGCTACGTCTATGGGATCGGGAGGACGACCGCCAAGGAGATCATCGGCCGGCTGGCCGGCCAGGTGGACGGCAAGACCCGGGTGAAGGATCTCACCGAACAGCAGGCCAGCCTCATCAACAACCTGATCGTCAAGGAATTCAAGGTGGAAGGCGAGCTGCGCCGCGAGGTGGCGGGCCATCTGCAGAGGTTGCAGGAGGTCGGCAGCTACCGTGGTTTCCGCTACCGCCGCAACCTGCCGGTCCGGGGCCAGCGCACGCGCACCAACGCGCGCACCCGGCGCGGACGCCGCAAGACCGTCGGCGTGGGAAAGTCCGTCGAGAAACCCGCAGCCCCCAAGGCGTGA
- the rpsD gene encoding 30S ribosomal protein S4, which yields MRYTGAVCKLCRREQSKLFLKGDKCQVKCTLDKRPMPPGAARPQRGKPSAFAVRLREKQKLRRLVSMTEKPFKRLVEAASQSPEASGDHLLRALELRLDNVVRRMGLATSLKQARQLVRHGHVKVGGKRVGIPSYNVRAGDTVALDQRYKENVGIKLSLETAKRLNQRPSYLEYNEGEFSAKITRLPERAEMSFPVNEQLIIEYYSK from the coding sequence ATGCGCTACACCGGAGCCGTCTGCAAACTCTGCCGCCGCGAGCAGAGCAAGCTGTTCCTCAAGGGCGACAAATGCCAGGTCAAGTGCACTTTGGACAAGCGCCCCATGCCGCCGGGCGCGGCGCGGCCCCAGCGGGGCAAGCCCTCGGCCTTCGCCGTCCGCCTGCGCGAGAAGCAGAAGCTGCGCCGCCTGGTCTCCATGACGGAGAAGCCCTTCAAGCGGCTGGTGGAAGCGGCCTCTCAGAGCCCGGAAGCTTCCGGCGACCATCTCCTGCGCGCCCTCGAGCTGCGTCTCGATAACGTGGTGCGGCGCATGGGGCTGGCCACCTCTCTCAAGCAGGCGCGCCAGCTGGTGCGCCACGGCCACGTCAAGGTCGGCGGCAAGAGGGTCGGCATTCCCTCGTATAACGTCCGGGCCGGCGACACCGTGGCCCTGGACCAAAGGTATAAGGAGAACGTGGGCATCAAGCTCAGCTTGGAGACGGCCAAGAGGCTCAACCAGAGGCCGAGCTACCTGGAGTACAATGAAGGCGAGTTCTCCGCCAAGATCACGCGTCTGCCCGAGCGGGCCGAGATGTCGTTCCCGGTCAACGAGCAGCTCATCATCGAGTACTATTCCAAGTAG
- the rpmJ gene encoding 50S ribosomal protein L36, whose translation MKVRASVKPICQKCRVVKRNGVVRVLCSNPKHKQRQG comes from the coding sequence ATGAAGGTGAGAGCCAGCGTCAAGCCGATCTGTCAGAAGTGTCGGGTCGTCAAGCGTAATGGGGTGGTGCGGGTGCTCTGCAGCAACCCCAAACACAAGCAGCGCCAAGGTTAA
- a CDS encoding DNA-directed RNA polymerase subunit alpha has translation MAYKELILPQKLSVDEKTMSENYAKFIAEPYERGYGHTVGNALRRVLLSSLEGAAVTAVRIDGATHEYSTLPGVKEDVMNILLNLKKLRVRLFSNGPETVYLTANKEGEVTAAAVRVNSNVEVVNKDLVVANLEAGGKLDMEIEISKGRGYIPAEDLRQQNHWPAGFLPVDALFSPVGKVHYDVENARVGQVTDYDRLIMEIWTDGSLNPAEALIQSSKLLRQSLDIFIPEEAPATAEGAAFGAGEGGAPVGEALSSDSKLRDILGQPIEMIELSSRASNCLKVARIKTIGELVSKRDEELLAVKNFGQKSLDEIKDRLKDMGLSLGMQVNA, from the coding sequence ATGGCTTATAAAGAACTGATTCTGCCGCAGAAGCTCAGCGTCGACGAAAAGACGATGTCGGAAAACTACGCCAAGTTCATCGCCGAGCCGTACGAACGGGGCTACGGGCATACCGTGGGCAACGCCCTGCGTCGGGTGCTTCTTTCCAGCCTCGAGGGCGCGGCCGTGACCGCTGTGCGCATCGATGGCGCCACCCATGAGTACTCCACCCTGCCCGGCGTGAAGGAGGACGTGATGAACATCCTCCTCAACCTCAAGAAACTGCGGGTGCGGCTCTTCTCCAACGGCCCGGAGACGGTGTATCTCACCGCCAACAAGGAGGGCGAGGTGACCGCCGCCGCGGTGCGCGTCAACTCCAACGTCGAGGTGGTCAACAAGGACCTGGTCGTCGCCAACCTCGAGGCGGGCGGCAAGCTCGATATGGAGATCGAGATATCCAAGGGCCGGGGCTACATCCCGGCGGAGGACCTGCGCCAGCAGAACCACTGGCCGGCGGGGTTCCTGCCCGTGGATGCCCTCTTCTCCCCCGTGGGCAAGGTGCATTACGACGTGGAGAACGCGCGCGTCGGGCAGGTCACGGATTACGACCGGCTCATCATGGAGATCTGGACCGACGGTTCGCTCAACCCCGCGGAGGCGCTCATCCAGTCCTCCAAGCTGCTGCGCCAGTCCCTCGATATCTTCATCCCCGAGGAGGCTCCAGCGACGGCCGAAGGCGCGGCCTTCGGCGCCGGCGAAGGCGGCGCGCCCGTGGGGGAGGCCTTGAGCTCGGATTCCAAGCTCAGGGACATCCTGGGCCAGCCCATCGAGATGATCGAGCTCTCCTCGCGGGCCTCCAACTGTCTGAAGGTCGCCCGCATCAAGACCATCGGGGAGCTGGTCTCCAAGCGTGACGAGGAGCTGCTGGCCGTCAAGAACTTCGGCCAGAAATCCCTCGATGAGATCAAGGACCGCCTCAAGGACATGGGGCTTTCCCT